In Planctomonas sp. JC2975, the genomic stretch CAGGTGCCCGATGCCGTGTAGCTCACGGGTTCACCCGAGCTCGCCACGGCGCTCAGCGCGAACGATCCGGTCGAGAGTGCTGCGTCGTGCAGCGGGCGGAACGTGATGCTCTGCGCGACCGGGATCGCGTACACCTGCACCTCTACGAGTCCTGCGGCCCAGTCTGCCTCGTTGCCGTTGTGGTCGTTCACCACCTTGCTCACGCTGACACGCACGTACCGGTACGAACCGGAGAGACCGTCGCTGGTGAACCCCGTGCTGCGGTTGGCGAGGCGGCTCGCGATCCTGGTCCAGTCGGTGCCGTTCGTGCTCCCTTCAACGGTGTAGCCGCTGTACGTCTCCGAGCCGTTGTAGCTGCGCCAGCTCAGGTCGACCCGACTCAGGTCGAACGTCCGCCCGAGGTCGACCTGCCACGTATACGGCACCGTCGACGGCTGGAAGAAGTTCGTGTCGTCGCCGCTCGTGTTCAGGTTGAACACATTGCCGTCGACGGCGTCTCCTGCCGGATGCCCGGCAACCGTGCTGCTCGCCGTCGCCGGCTTGCCCTGCGACACCAGCTGGACAGCGGGTGATGTCGTCAGCCCGGTCTTCGAGGCGAAGCCGAGCGTCGGCTGATAGGACATGCTCACCCCTGGCCCCGCCCCGTCCGTTCCCGTGAAGTCGAGTGGCAGCCAGACGTAGGTGGATGCGCCAAGCGTCTCGGGGTTCCAGTGGTCGCCCGCATAGAGGTACTGGGTTCCGCCCTTCGCCTGGACGGTCACGATGCTGGTGGGCTGGCTGTAGAACGTCGTGTTGTTGCCCACCGGCTTCAGAGCGGACCATCCGTTCGGGTCCGCGATGTTCTTCGTGTACGCGTACATGGCTTGGTTCGGATACCACCCGGACTGGCTCGACGTGAACACGAAGTAGTAGTCGCCCACCTTCACCAGTGCCGGCGCCTCGCGACGCTGTCCGGCGAAGAGCACGTACGAGTCCTGCCAGTCGACGTCGGTGTCGCCGTCGATCAGGCGGTACACGCGCATGTCCGTTCCGTTCTGGGTGGAGACGATGTAGGCCTCACCGCTCGACGGGTCCTGGTACACGGTGAAGTCGCGCGACCCGTAGCCCCACAGGTCGTCGCCGCCGGTGTAGGTCGGGTCCGCGTCGGCGCTGGTCACCTGTCCGGCCCCCGGCCGGAAGTCGTGCTGGAACGTGTAGTCGCCGTCCACGCTCGAGCTCGTCGCCACCATGAGGTGCGAGGCCGAGTAGTCGCTCGCGCGCTCCCAGTGCGCCCAGAGCACGAACGTCTTCGTCTGCGCGTCGTAGACGATCTTCGGCCGCTCGATGTTGCAGTCGGCGAGCGCTGCCGCGCTGGATGCCGTCAGCACGTCGTGGTCGAACGTCCAGTTCGTGAGGTCCTGCGACTTGTACATGCTGAGCGCGGAGAACTTGGTCGTGTTGTCCGACTTGTTCTCGCCGATCCAGTAGTACCAGCTGCCCACCTTGATGACGCCGCCGCCGTGTGCCTGGATCGGGTTCCCCGACGTGTCGTACCAGGTGCGCCCGTTCGGGATGGCCGCGTAGCTCGCCGGATCCGGCTCGATGTCGTACGCGACCTGCGTGTCCTTGCTCGCCGTGCCGTCGCTGAACGCGACCGCGTCGATCGTCTCGGACTGCGAGACCGTGATGGGTCCAGAAGCGAGCGTGCCGTTCGTGGCGGATGCCGTCGACCCGTCTGTCGTGTAGTAGATCACCGAGTTCGGGGTGGTCGTCTGCAGCGTCACCTTCTGAGCGTCCTTGTAGACGCCGCCCGCCACGTTCGCGGTGGGCGCCGCCACGACGTACGGCGCCGTGTCGATGCTCACGGCACCCGCTGCGATGCCGAACCAGCTGATCACCGGAGCACCGCTCTGTCCGCCGATGGTCACCTGCAACTTCTCGTCGCCGGCGGCCGCCTGTGCTGGCGTCACCGTGAACTGACCGGTGACCATGGTCTTCGACGGGCCGAGGCTCCCGCCAGCCGTGCTGATCAGGAGTCCGGTGGCGATCGGAGTCGTGGTTCCGTCGGCGGCCACCATCGAGACGTTCAGGTCGCGGTTGTTCCACCACTCCTGGAACCCCGCCGTCACGGTATACGTGCCCGCGCCGAGCGGAAGGTCGTAGATGATCGGCTTCGACGTGCTCCCTGCACCGAGCGCGTAGAGCCCCGTCGCGTACTTGTCGGTGCTCGTCGAGCCCCGCTGCGCGACGTACGCGTTCTGGTCGTTGACGTATCCCCAGGTGGCCGATCCCGTGAACTGCTGATCGGCGACCTTGTTCTGCAGCGAGTCGCCCAGCACCTTCGACACGCTGTCGTAGGCGGCCGTCGAGGCGTTCATCCCGCTGTCCACGAAGTACACCGAGCTCGGCGGCACGACCTCGACCTGCGCAGTGACCGCCAGGCCGTTCACGTTGCCCACCACCGAGTAGGTCTGGTACGCGCGGGAGAACGTGTAACCGGTCAGGTTCCAGGTGACCGCCTCGCTCTGCTGTCCCGCTGCCGTGTTCACGGCGACCTGCGCGGGCAGGCCGGGCGCCTTCCCCGTCGTCGTCGCAACCGTGACGGGCGCGACGAGCGAGGTGGGTGCGGGATCCGCCGCGTTCGCCGCTGCCGGCACCAGCATGCCCGCCAGCACCGCGGATGCCGCGGCAACCGTTCCGACGATCGCTCCGCGCCTCCCCCGCGCGCTCCGCCACGCGGCCCGCGCGGCCCCGGCGGACGCCGGTATCGGTGTCTCCTGCGCCCTTCTGCGATCCGGATCGGGTCTCCTGGACGTCATCGTCATGGACGTGCCTCTCTGCAACGTGGTCGAGCTGGTGCGACTCGCTGAAGCACGGATCCGTGGACGGATGTCACACACCGCGCTTCGCGTATGTTTACGCAAACATTGGCTCGAACCTAGCCACCGCAGAAGCCGCGAGTCAAGCAACCGCACACGCTCGAACACCCCGACACGACGAAGCCCCCGATCCCGAGGGATCAGGGGCTTCGTGCAGCGTCGCTGACGGCTGCGCAGCGTGTCTGCTGACTACTTGGCGTCCTCGCCTGCGTCGACGTTGTCGTCGTCGGTGTCGGTGGCCTCGACGGCCTCCTCGGCCTCGGCAGCAGCCTCAGCCTCGACGGCCTCGCTCTCCGGCGTCTCCTCGACCTCGGTGGCCGCGGCGTCGTCGGTGGTCTCCTCGACCGCCTCGGCCTTGGCCGCCTCCTCGGCCGCGACCTTTGCAGCAGGCGACGGCGGGGCGGCCGGTGCCTTGCGCTTCGGGGTCACGGGCTCGAGAACGAGCTCGATGACGGCCATGGGGGCGTTGTCGCCCTTGCGGTTGCCGATCTTCGTGATGCGCGTGTAACCGCCCTGACGGTCGGCCACTTGGGGCGCGATCACGTCGAACAGCTCGTAGACCACGCCCTTGTCCTGGATGACGGACAGCACGCGACGGCGTGCGTGCAGGTCACCGCGCTTGGCGAACGTGATCAGGCGCTCGGCGAGCGGACGAAGGCGCTTCGCCTTGGTCTCGGTCGTCGTGATGCGCTTGTGCGTGAAGAGGGCAGCGGCCAGGTTCGCGAGCAGCAGACGCTCGTGGGCAGGGCCGCCTCCGAGACGGGGGCCCTTTGTCGGCTTAGGCATTGTCGTGTCTTTCGTATTCCAGGCCGGGAACGGCCGTTGTCAGTTCGATGTGATGGGCCAGCGGTGACGAATCAGCGGTACTCGTCGTCGTTGGCGCTGTAG encodes the following:
- a CDS encoding chitobiase/beta-hexosaminidase C-terminal domain-containing protein → MTMTSRRPDPDRRRAQETPIPASAGAARAAWRSARGRRGAIVGTVAAASAVLAGMLVPAAANAADPAPTSLVAPVTVATTTGKAPGLPAQVAVNTAAGQQSEAVTWNLTGYTFSRAYQTYSVVGNVNGLAVTAQVEVVPPSSVYFVDSGMNASTAAYDSVSKVLGDSLQNKVADQQFTGSATWGYVNDQNAYVAQRGSTSTDKYATGLYALGAGSTSKPIIYDLPLGAGTYTVTAGFQEWWNNRDLNVSMVAADGTTTPIATGLLISTAGGSLGPSKTMVTGQFTVTPAQAAAGDEKLQVTIGGQSGAPVISWFGIAAGAVSIDTAPYVVAAPTANVAGGVYKDAQKVTLQTTTPNSVIYYTTDGSTASATNGTLASGPITVSQSETIDAVAFSDGTASKDTQVAYDIEPDPASYAAIPNGRTWYDTSGNPIQAHGGGVIKVGSWYYWIGENKSDNTTKFSALSMYKSQDLTNWTFDHDVLTASSAAALADCNIERPKIVYDAQTKTFVLWAHWERASDYSASHLMVATSSSVDGDYTFQHDFRPGAGQVTSADADPTYTGGDDLWGYGSRDFTVYQDPSSGEAYIVSTQNGTDMRVYRLIDGDTDVDWQDSYVLFAGQRREAPALVKVGDYYFVFTSSQSGWYPNQAMYAYTKNIADPNGWSALKPVGNNTTFYSQPTSIVTVQAKGGTQYLYAGDHWNPETLGASTYVWLPLDFTGTDGAGPGVSMSYQPTLGFASKTGLTTSPAVQLVSQGKPATASSTVAGHPAGDAVDGNVFNLNTSGDDTNFFQPSTVPYTWQVDLGRTFDLSRVDLSWRSYNGSETYSGYTVEGSTNGTDWTRIASRLANRSTGFTSDGLSGSYRYVRVSVSKVVNDHNGNEADWAAGLVEVQVYAIPVAQSITFRPLHDAALSTGSFALSAVASSGEPVSYTASGTCTVSGSTVQLTAVGTCKITAGQAGGDGYTAASSVTRPFDVVKG
- the rplQ gene encoding 50S ribosomal protein L17; the protein is MPKPTKGPRLGGGPAHERLLLANLAAALFTHKRITTTETKAKRLRPLAERLITFAKRGDLHARRRVLSVIQDKGVVYELFDVIAPQVADRQGGYTRITKIGNRKGDNAPMAVIELVLEPVTPKRKAPAAPPSPAAKVAAEEAAKAEAVEETTDDAAATEVEETPESEAVEAEAAAEAEEAVEATDTDDDNVDAGEDAK